The nucleotide sequence GGTGCTGATCACCAAAGGTGTGGCTGAATCGGTTTTTGCCAGCTCCTTTTTAATCCAATCGATTTGTGCATCATCGATGAGGCCGATATAACGGCTCTTCCTGGTATCTTCGATAGAATTCAGGATAAAGAACTTCCATCCTTTATGTTCGAAAGCGTAATAGCTGGGGCCCAATCGTTTTTCAAACATTTTTTCTCCATACTCAGGATGGGATGTATCGGCGCCGCTTTTTTCATAAATACCGTAGATCTCATGGTTCCCGATGGTATTGTAAACCGGCATGGTAAAATCTGCGCTTATTTCCCTGTAAAGGTTATACAGACTGTCGGAGCGTTCCCAGGATTGTCCCAGTGCATCCATTATCAAATCGCCGCCAGTGATCACAAAATCAGGGTTCAGTTCGTTGACAACCTTCACTGCCTGCCGGAAACCTTCATCAGCCCGACGCTCAGGCTGTACATGAATATCGGTCAGGAAAACAAAACTGAATTCATCGGAAACCGAATTCACATCCAGCTTGCTGCATCGATTGAATCCAACCAGCAAAACCAGGCTCAAAGCCACGATGGCAAAAATCTGAAAATGTATTTTTTTCATTTCTTTAGTGATTTGATAAGAGTTGTAAAGCTAAGGAATTATGGCTTTATTGAAATCAT is from Bacteroidota bacterium and encodes:
- a CDS encoding metallophosphoesterase gives rise to the protein MKKIHFQIFAIVALSLVLLVGFNRCSKLDVNSVSDEFSFVFLTDIHVQPERRADEGFRQAVKVVNELNPDFVITGGDLIMDALGQSWERSDSLYNLYREISADFTMPVYNTIGNHEIYGIYEKSGADTSHPEYGEKMFEKRLGPSYYAFEHKGWKFFILNSIEDTRKSRYIGLIDDAQIDWIKKELAKTDSATPLVISTHIPIFTIFMQKYYGTTKANDSSLVVANGKEVIDLFAGHNLRLVLQGHLHTIEDIYVDGVHFLTGGAVSARWWTGPNHGYEEGFMMIRVKDDDFDWEYIDYGWEVEISE